The following is a genomic window from Stenotrophomonas maltophilia.
TCAACGCCGAGCACGGGCCCAGTGGCATCTGGGCTTCCGGTTCGATGGCCGGTGCCGTCCACCTTGACCGCCAAGGCGTGACGTTCCTGGGTCCGGCCGAATCCTTCGCCGTGGTGGACGTGCCCGGCCAAGCCGGGGTGCCGGTGAGGGTGGGCGGCAGATTGGTAGGGAAGACCAACGCCCAGGGCCGCCTGGTGGTGGGCGAGGTGACCCCAATGGTGCCCACCGAGGTCCGCGTAGACGATCGGGCGCTGCCACTGGGCACCCAGTTGGCCGAGATCGAGCAAACCGCCACCGCTGGCCGCCAAGCCGGCATGCACCTCACCTTCCCAGTCCTGACCGAGACTGCACGAACCTTCCGCCTCACTGGCCCGGCCATCGAAGCGGGCACGGTGGCCAAGACGGCGACCGAGACCACCCAGGTGGGGTTCGACGGGGTGCTCTACCTGGAGCACCCGGAGCCGGGGCAGGTGGTCGAGGTGGCGGGGGTCTGCAGGGCCCGGTTGCCGGCAGACCTTGGCTCTGCGCAAACGGTGGTGTCGCTGGCCTGCCAGTGATCCTCCAACCCTTGGAAAACAAAGGTTTGAGCTGTCTCAGGCCTTGCGACACTGGCCCTGCATCCTTTGGCTGAACGATACTGTGGGCCTGTCTAAGGGGATCATTGGATGCCACTGCTTTCTTGGTTCAATCGCGATGCGGACCTTACTCGCGCCGCCTTGACGCCTTACCGGTTGCTGGAGCCGGTCGCCAAGCTTTCCTATGGGGACGAAGATTCCCCGAACATGCTCATCGAGGGGGACAACCTCGATGCGCTCAAGGCTCTGCTTCCTTACTATGCAGGTCAGGTGAAATGCATCTTTATCGATCCGCCCTACAACACCCAGTCGGCGGTCAGCGATCACTACGACGATAACATTGAACACTCTCAATGGTTGTCGATGATGTATCCCCGCCTTGAACTGTTGAAGGATCTCTTGGCCGAAGAGGGCTCCATTTGGATCACACTGGACGACAACGAAGCCCACTACTTCAAGGTCATAGCTGACGAAGTATTTCAGCGGAAAAACTTCATTGCGAATGTAATTTGGAACAAAATATATTCCCCGAAGAACTCGGCACGCCATTTCTCGGTAGATCATGACCACGTGTTCATTTACGCAAAGAATGCAGAAAAGTGGTTTCCGAATCCTATGCCGAGGACGGAAAAGCAGGATAAGGCATACACTAATAAAGATGGTGATCCTAGGGGGCCGTGGAAGGCAGGTGATCTTTCGGCACGTAATTTCTATGGTGCTGGCACCTATCCCATTACCACTCCATCGGGTCGAGTGATCCCGGGTCCGCCGAATGGTATGTATTGGCGAGTTTCGCAAGCCAAGCTGGCTGAGATGGATGCAGATAACCGGATCTGGTGGGGAAAGGGTGGGAATAATGTCCCGGCAATCAAAAGGTTTCTGTCTGAGGTAAAGCAAGGGCGCGTTCCGCAAACTATTTGGCCTTATGCTGAGGTCGGTCACACGCAGGACGCGAAAAAAGAAGTGGTTGCGCTATTTGGCGATGATCACTTTTCAACGCCCAAGCCAGAAGCGCTAATTCGGCGTGTTATGGAAATAGCGACGAAGCCCGGCGATCTAGTCCTGGATAGTTTTTTAGGTTCAGGCACCACGGCGGCAGTGGCCCACAAGATGGGCCGGCAGTGGATCGGCATTGAGATGGGTGAGCACGCACGCACGCACTGCCAGCCGAGGCTTTTGAAGGTGGTGGACGGCGAACAAGGCGGAGTATCGAAAGAACTCAGCTGGGACGGGGGAGGTGGTTTCCGCTTCTACAAGTTGGGGGTTCCCGTGTTCGATGAGAGTGGTCACATCCGAGAGGGCATCCGCTTCGAACACTTGGCCGCACACGTGTGGTTTGCTGAGACCGGCGCCGCGCGCTCCACCCGTGCGCCCAAGACGGCATTCCTGGGCGAGCACCATGGTGTGGGCTACTACCTGCTGTTCAACGGAATCCTTGGCGACGAAAGCAAGGCCGGTGGCAACGTGCTGACCAAAAGGGTGTTGCGAGGACTGGAGCCGTTCGACGGACCCAAGGTGATTTACGGTGAGTCCTGCGACTTGCCGAAGGAGCAGCTGGAAGAGCTCCAGATCACCTTCAAACAGACTCCCTATGACATAAAGGCGCGTTGACGATGGCTCTCTCCCTGAAGGTGTATCAGCAGCGGGCCCTGTCCAGCCTTGCTCAGTTCTTGGAAGACGCACGGTTGAGTGGTCCCGAATCTGCGTTCGAGAGGAACGTGGATCCGGGTCTGGTCACGAACTACAAGCCCATGCCGGGAATGGAAGCCACCCCTTACGTGTGCCTGCGCATACCCACGGGTGGTGGAAAGACCGTGATGGGTGCGCACATCATTCAAGCGGCAGGGGATACTTACCTGGAACGGACGTATCCGCTGGTCATGTGGATGGTGCCCACCACCCAGATCAAGACCCAGACGCTGGAAGCGTTCAAGGATCCCCGTCACCCCTACCGCCAGGAGCTTGATGAGGCTTTCGGTGGCAAGGTGGCGGTGTTCGATGTCGAAGACTTCACTCACATTCGCCCCGCCGATCTGGGCACGAAGGTTTGCGTGGTGATTTCCACGATGGCTGCCCTTCGCGTGGAGAACCAGGACGGCCGCAAGGTCTACGAGCATCACGAGGACTTGGAGACACACTTCGCCGGAAGCGTGTCCGATCTGCCTTATCTGGAGCAGAACGCAGCGGGCAAGGCCATCGCCTCGTTCGCCAACCTGCTTAAGCTTCACGGTCCGTTGGTCATCACCGACGAGGCGCACAACGCCAACACCCCGCTGTCCTACGAGGTCTACCAACGTCTGGGTGCAAAGCTAGTGGTGGAGTTGACCGCCACGCCGGAAGCTAGCAAGAGCAACGTGCTGGTCAGCGTCAGTGCCTTCGAGCTGAAGGTGGCCAACATGATCAAGTTCCCAGTCGTGCTCAAGGAGCATGTGGGGCAATGGGAAGCGGCGGTAGGCAGCGCTGTAGCCCGTCGCAACGAGCTGGGCAAGACCGCGCTTAATGAGCAGCCGGACTACATCCGCCCCATCCTGCTGATCCAGGCTGAGAACGCCAAAGGAACGGCCACTGTGGAAGAGGTCAATCGGCACCTCATCGATATCGAGAAAGTCCCAGAGAATGCCATCGCCATCGCCACCGGCGACCAACGGGAAATCGACGGCGTCGACCTGTTCGCCAAGGACTGCCCCATCGAGGTCATCATCACCAAGCAGGCCCTCAAGGAGGGCTGGGACTGTTCGTTCGCCTACGTCTTCTGCTCGGTGGCCCAGGTCAAGAGCGACAAGGACATCCAGCAGCTGTTGGGCCGTGTGCTGCGGATGCCGTATGCCACCCGGCGCAAGCAGGAGGCCATGAACAAGGCCTACGCCCACGTCACCACCACCCACTTCAACGTGGCGGCGGCAGAGCTGACCAAGTCGCTCATTGACATTGGCTTCAATCCGTTGGAAGCCGTGGGCGCCGTCCAGCGTGAACCGACACCTGGGCCTGGCTTGGGCCTGCAAGGCGGAGCGAATCCTGTCCCCACACCGCCCAAGACGACCGTGGCGGTCAGCAAGCCACCGGACCTGACCAACGTGCCCGAGCGCGACCAAGGCAACGTGGTGTTCGTGCCCTACGGGGAAGGCAAGGGCGGAACGGTCGAGATCACGGGGGAGGTGGATGATTCCACGGTGGAGGCGATCACTCTGGCCGCCCCTGCAAAGGAACGCGAGGAAGTTGCGGCCACCATCGAGCGTCACCAGATCGCTTCCAAGGCCGTCAAGGCTCCCAGCCAGAACGGGGCCGTTTTCAGTGTTCCCCGCCTTTGCGTCATGGAGCAGGGCGAACTGGAGTTCATCGAAAGCGGCGCGGTGCCGCCCGGGTTCATGTGGGATCTGCTGGCTTACCCGCCGGATCTGTCCAGCCTCAAGTTCAACGCCGACAGCCAGACCTTCGAAGTCGATCTGGTGGATGAAAAGGTCACCTACACCAAGATCGACGACGACGTGAACACCTACCTTCCGGGCTTTGCCAAGGACCGGACCGAGGCGGACCTGGTGGGGTGGTTGGACCAGAAGATCCGCGACCCAGCCGTGAAGCAACCCGTGTTGCGGGAGTGGGTGCGCCGGGCCATCAGCGGTCTGTCCCAGGACCGGGGCTTCTCCCTATCGCAACTGCTCAATGGCCAGTTCGTCCTCCGGCGCAAGCTGAGTGAGCAGCTCCAGCTCGCCAAGGTCGAGGCACTGAAGGACGGCTTCCAGCAGGCCCTGTTCGGCGATGCCGCCGAGGTCGTGGTCAGCGACGAGCCCGACGCGATGTTCACCTACCCGGCGGACATGACCCTGTATCCGGCGCACTCCTACTACCAGGGCGGCACCTACCGGTTCCGCAAGCACTACTACCCCTTCGTGGGCGACCTTCAGTGGAAGACCGCTGGCGGTAAGGTGGGCGAGGAGTTCCTCTGCGCCCAGGCCATCGACCAGCTGGACGAGGTGGAGTTCTGGGTGCGCAACTTGGTGGATCGCAGCCAGTTCTGGATGCCCACGGCCAAGCAACGCACCTATCCGGACTTCGTCGCTCGTCTCAAGGACGGGCGCCTATTGGTTGTGGAATACAAGGGCGGGGACCGTTACTCATCCGACACCGAGAAGGAAAAGCGGATGGTGGGCGAGCTCTGGGCGACCAAGAGCAAGGGCAAGGGGATCTACCTAATGGCCCAGCTGAAGGACGAGAAGGGCAACAGCGTCACCGAGCAGTTGAAGGCGGCAATCGGGGCTTAAGCGGGGAGGCGATATGGAAAAGCCAGGACAAGTCCAGAAGGTCGTCAGGAAGACGGCCAGCAGTGGCAAGGTGGACTACGCACCACCAGTTGTGCTCAATGAGACCAGCAAGAGCAAGCTGCACGCCCTGGCTTGGTTCATTCCACATAGCGATGGTCGAACCACATTTTCGCTGAAGCTCGAAGGTTTCGTGAAGGCGAAGGATCAGCCTTGGATCGAGGACAAGGCCAAGACCCTCACGTTGTCGGAAACTTCGTCCCTCCAGCTGCTCAAATACCTACAGACACATCTGCCCCTTGCCGCTCAGTCGGAAACAGGTGAGTTCATCTTAATTCGGGTGGCCAACGGCGAGGCCAACCTGACGGGCCACGATCCTCAAGAACTGGTGGGTGCCCTGACAAAGGTCCTGTCGCAGTCGGAGTTGCTGGGCCATTTGTCCAGCACTGAACTCACGCATGAGTTGAGCACGGCGCTGCGTGGGTCAATCCGTCTGAGCGAGATGCGATCAGCCGTGGCCGAACTGCGCTCCAATCTGGGAAGCGGTGAGGCAGGGGAGCAGACCTATCAGGCCTGGTGTGAGAAGCACTGTTGGGCGTTCGGAAATGCCTATGTGGTCCGTGACGAAGTCAGGGCCATTTCGACTGGAGACAACCTTGACCTGTTGTTGCCGAACGTGATCGCCGGCTATCGGGACATCGTTGAGTTGAAACGGCCGGACAAAGAGGTTCTGCTCTACGACGCCGCTCACAAGAATTATTACTTTTCGGCAGACGTTTCCCGGGCCATCGGCCAATGCCACCGGTATCTGGACATCCTCCACCAAGCTGCGAAAGATGGGCTTCTAGACCACAAAGAGGTGGTGGCCTATCACCCCCGCGCCACGATTGTGATTGGCCGATCGCACGGATGGACCGACGAACAGCAGCGTGCACTTCATGGGCTCAATCGCCGTCTCCACGGCATCTCTGTAATGACCTACGACCATCTGCTGGCTCAAGGCGAGCGCCTTATTGAAATGATGAGCCCCGCAGAGGGTGCTGATGCGGAGTCGGCGGTTGAGGAGGACGATATCCCATGGTGATCATTCGCCGAATCGTCGGGACCTTTCCTAGAGCCTTGCGAAGCCACCCATGTCCAGTTTGAGTCCTCGCGAGAAACGGAAACTTGAAGATCTGTTCGGCATGAGCAGTGGTTACGTCCTCGATTTTTCGAACAATTCTTTTGCTCGGTTCTTCGAAGAGGAGGTTAATCGAGACATCTATGGCGGGGCATACAGTGGCAATGGCTCGTCCAAAGCCAACCACCTGCGCAGCTTCTGGACCAGAGAAGATGACTCGTTGGTGGGGCGGGTCATCCACGGACTGCTAGAGCACTGCCGGGACACCGGGCATTCGGCATTGGAGCGGCAGGCACTCTTCAGGGATTGCGAAGCCATTGCAGCGCGACTGGCGCAAGCCAAGCCGGTGGAGGACATCGAGGCCATCGATGGCGACACAGAAGACTTCCAGAAGGTGGCTAAAGCCGCCAGGGAGTGCTTCGAGCGTAACGAGCCAGAGCAAGGCTTGGATCGGCTACATACGTTCCTGGTCAAGTTCCTTCGCAAGCTTTGCGAGGAGCACGGCATCCCCAGGGACCGGTCGGTGCCATTGGGTGGCCTTATGGGCGCCTACGTGAAGCGCGTCAAGGAAGAAGGTCTTCTGACTTCCCAGATGGCAGAGCACATCCTGAAAGGCGCGACCACGATCTTCGGTCAATACGACTACGTGCGGAACAACCACACGATGGCCCATGACAATCCGGTGCTGGCATACGACGAGGCACTTCTGATCGCCAGCAACGTCGCCAGCACGGTGCGCTTCATCAAGGCCTGCGAGGAGAAGTGGAAGCTCGCACGGCAGCAAGAAGAAGCGGCTGCTGCCGAGGACTTGGAGATCCCGTTTTAGTCGTCTGGCGAGTTGCTACCGCACCCGCACAAGTTGATCCCAGCGAGTGGTGTAAGCCGGCGACAAGTTTTTCTGGTTCATCGCCCACACGGGCTTGGCCAGCGCTGGCCCCTTCGATCGCCAAGCCGAGGACGCCATGCCCATGGTGCCCCGGCCGAACTTCGCGTTGGCCTGGTCCATGACCTTCATGAGCGCTTGCGAGCGGGGGTCGATGCCGGCGAACAGGTCGCCCTGATGGACGTCGCCGTGCGTGAGGTCGAGCAATCCCACGCCGGCTTTCTTGTAGCGGTAGCCGTCCTTCCACATGGCGTTGGCTAACCCTTGCGCCACCAACAGCACTTCGCGGGTGTCACTCGTCGGCCCGATGAAGTTGAAGGCCTTGCTGGGGTGATACTGCGCCGCGCCGGGCTTGAAGGGGTTGGTGTTGAGCCACACCCACACCCCACTCGCCTGGAGCGAGCGCGACCGCAGCTTTTCACACGCCCGCTGGGCGAACGTGGACACGGCTTGCTGGAGGTCATCCAGCGAAGTGACCTCTTGGCCGAAAGAGCGCGACACAACGATCTGCTGCCGCTCCGGTTCCACTTCCTCCAGGTCGCTGCACACCACCCCCTGCAGCTCCCGCTGGGTTCGGGCCAGCGTGACCCCGTAACGGGCCCGCAGGGTGTCGGGATCGGCGCGGGCCAGGTCGGCCGCGGTGAGGATGCCTTCGGCGCCCAGCTTGGCCGTGAGCTTGCGCCCCACGCCCCACACGTCTTCCACCGGATAAGTTTCCAGCTCGGGCGAACCGGGGAGGGCGGTGACCACCCCGTGCGACGTCTTCTTGGCCAGCTTGTTGGCGAGCTTTGCCAACGTCTTCGTAGGACCGATGCCCACGCAACACGGAATGCCCACCCATTGGAGGATCTGGGCACGCGCTTGCCGGGCCATCGCCTCACGTTGTTCCGCCGGCACACCGTCGAACGTCACGAACGATTCGTCAATGGAGTAGACCTCCACGCGCGGGAACCACTCCCGCAGCACCGACACCACGCGACCTGACAGATCACCGTAGAGACCGAAGTTGGCCGAGAAGATTCGCAGCTGCCGCCGGATGTGGGGCGGCACCTCGTGGATGGGCTGGCCCATCTTCACGCCCAGATCCTTGCACTCTTGGCTGCGGGCGATCGCGCAGCCGTCGTTGTTAGACAAGATGCACACCGGCTGGCCGCGCAACGACGGGTTGAAAACCCGCTCGCAAGACGCGTAGAAGTTGTTCCCGTCCACCAAGCCGAACACGTCAACGTTCCCTCTGATCCATGGAGTGCCAATGGCGCATCACGCCTCTTGGACGATCGACACCCCAGCCAGTGCGTCGCCGTCGTTTTCGCGGCGCCGCACCTGGGAGAGCACCCCCTCGAACCGTTCCAGTTCGCCCTCATCGGTGGCGGCCCGCCGGTAGGTGTCCCCGTCGTCGAGCACGTCCACGACAACCGCCACGCCGGTGCCGTCCTCGGCCAGGGTCACCTGACTTTCGTAGATGCAGGTGCCGGTCCAGGAGCGCCAGCAGCGCAGCGTTTCCCCGTCCAGCCACACCGCCCACCGGTCGTCCATGTCGCGCGGCCAGAGGCCCTCGCGCAGGCGCGCCAGATCGTCGGCGGTGAAGGCATGGCCACACCGGATCGGCCAGCGGGGCCCTTCCATCGGTTTGAGCTGGCTCCAGCGGCTTGCATCGTCCATGTCAGCGCCTCCATTGCTTGCGGAAAGACCAGGTCACCACGCCCCACACGTCGAGCTCCACGTCCTCCGGGACGACGATGGGGGCGTTGGCAGGATTGCCCGAATGGAGCTCGTAGCGCCCGGCGCGCAGCCGCAATTGCTTGACCGTGAAGCCGCCTTCCCAACACACCATGACGATGTCCCCATGGCGGGCGGTCAGGGAGCGATCCACCACCAGGGTGTCGCCCGGGAAGATCCCGAACTCGACCATAGACGTGCCCGTGTCCGCTTCAACGTAGAACGTGGCCACCGGGTTTCGAACGACCCGCTGGTTGATGTCCAGCACGTCCTGCGAGCCGTAGAAGTCTTCAGCAGGCGAGGGGAAGCCACACGTGGCCCGCACCGGCAGCAGGAGCAGCGGCAGGGGAGTCGCGTGGAGGTTGGCGGGGCCCAGGTAACCGGGCGGAAGCGTGGTGTCGAGCATGGCGGAAGTCTCTACAAGTCAGAATCACCCGGTGAGACGCACCGGGGAGACAGGCTAGCTCCGCCTCCAGACCCTCGTCATTTAGTATTTCGCTGAACGGGCCCAACCCCTTGTCACTGCGAGGGTGGGGCAAGGCGTGAAACCGATGTGGCGCCGGTCGCGGGCGGTTCCACGCGCAGGACTGGACCGCCTCGGGTATGCTCCTTCGGCGGGGTAAATCGGGGAATCTATGGCAAGGCGTAAGGGCCGCGGGAGGCGGCACTACAGCAGCTACGGCAACTATGTCGTCTCCCAGCGCAGGGAGCTGACCACGGCGTTCGGTGGCATCGACCGGGATGTGGAGCGCCTGTTCCTGGCGCTGGATCCTTATTCGCTCGAATTGTTGTTCCAGGCATACGCCAGCCACTACGGCGGGTCGGCCGGTGCTTACGCCCGAAAGACCTACCCGAACTGGCAATCGGGAGCGGTCCGAATGAGCGGCGAGGTGGCCGAGCGGTTGCTCAACCTGCTTCCACCGCGGCTGCCGTATTCGGTGCGCTACGATCTGGTCAAGAAGCTTCGGAATGCGAACTTCCGGCCCATGACCCGTCATGTTCGCACCACCCAGGAGCGGTGGAGGGAGGATTTGCGACCCGCGATCGAAGAGGTGGTCGCGCACGGGGAAACCGCCAGCCTTTCCGATCGCTTGAAAGGCCGGGTTTCATGGTTGGCCAACGGGGACGTTGCCGCAGCCGAGGCGTTGATGTCCGAGGCCATTCGCGAAGAATCGTTGAGCCGGCTGGCCTATCTGAAAGTGGAGTTTCAGCGGCTGGACGCGATCATCGCCCAGCTCGGCGAATACCAGACGGCGGTGACCCACGCCATCGAATTGCCCCAGGGAAGCATCCAGGTGCACATCGCCATTCCGAAAGTGTCGATGTGGAAGAAGTTCACGAATTGGTTGGGATGACAATGAGCAACGATTTGACGAAAAAGCAGAGCGGCACGGGATTGAGCACCGAGAGTGGGCGATTCCGCCAGGACTTGATCAACCAGCTGACACCCGAGCAGCGCAAGGAGCTGGCCTTAAAGGCCGGGCAGGAGCAGTTGGATCTGGATAAGTCTGATGCCGATGCGGTGCGCCGATTCAACGCGTCGTCCGTGGAAATGCAACGAGATGTCCAAACTGCCAAGGATTTGAATGCTATCGGCTCGGATTTCACGATGGAAAATTCTTACAAGACCGCCAGCGGTGAAACGCGGATCAAGGTGACGAAGAACAACAACACCGTCTGGATCGTGGGATTGGTCGTCATTGCAGTCGTCTTTTTCGTGCTCTTCTCGCGCTGAACCATGACCCGCAAGGTCGTTGTTCACTCCAATGCCAAACGGTTCGTCCAAGTGATTGCCGTGGCGATTCTTGCTGCGGCCACCCTTACCGGCCTAAAGAAAGCATCGCAGTGGTGGCGGGCGCCTCCGGAGGTCGCGGAAATATCGGATACAGCGCCTCCCGCTTCTCTGCCGGCAGCAGCCAATATCCTGGTGGGCCGCAGCTCGGTTATTGACGCTGACACGTTGGAAATTCATGGCACGCGGATCCGCTTGGAAGGCGTTGATGCTCCCGAGGCCAACCAACGGTGTGGGTCGGAATCGCAAGATTGGGCCTGTGGCCAAGAAGCGGCCATGGCCCTTAGCGATTGGATTGCAGGTCGTCCAGTGACCTGTCATCCAAAGGGCGCGGATCGATACCAACGGGTCTTGGCCCGTTGTTTCGTCGGTAATGACGACTTGCAGGCATGGTTGGTGAGCAACGGGTGGGCGTTGGCCTACAGGCAATATTCCGCGGATTACGTGGCGGCCGAGCAACATGCAGAGGCCACGCGGGCAGGAATGTGGCGAGATGACTTTGTTCCGCCTTGGGAGTGGCGGAAGCAGCGCCGCTGAGTGCCCGCTTCATGGGTGAATTCAGCTAGTAAGGGTAAGCATGCCGACATGGAAGCCATCGCGATTGCGAAGTGCCCTGTTCAAGGGGGACGACTGGTTGTTCTCGTCGGATGGAGAAACATTTACCCTCTCTGCCCGCGGGCACGTCCCTTTCAAGGGGTCACTTGTTCTCTTACAGGCGTTCGCCTACCGCCGGAAGAATGCATTTCCCGCCACGGGGGAGTGTAAGTTCGTCATTTCAGGGGAGCGAAGAGATCAACTGCTCGGCGGCTTAAAGCCGGACCAAGCGGAGGAGCTAAAACGCTTTCTCGACCAGCATGTTCCAGAGAGCATCGCCGCGCACGCCCTAAGGGGACAGAAGGCACTCAACGAATGGCAGCGCGGACTTAATCGGCGCCTGGAGACGGATGGCTTTATTGAGCCGGCCACCGTAGAGAAGGTTAGGGACAGCATTCCTTCCCCCATCATTGCTGGACTCCCGACATGGGGGGCGCTGTTCAACCACCCCCAGTTGAGTCCAGCGAGGGAGCGATTCAACTCAAGCTTTCCCTTGCTGGGAATCACGCCATCGTCCTACGTGGACCAAACGGTAGAGCGGCACAATCGCCAAGTCTTCGATAGGGCGCTCCAGCGCTGGTCAAGCGCGTTGAGAAATCAGTTGGAGAGCCGAGGCTGGATCGGCCGTCGAACGGCGGCAGCGATGTTGAAGGGGAGCATGGTTCCCCAGTGGCCGGCTCGCGCATGGCGAGATGTTGCCCCGCCCGAATATCAGCCGTCCGCGGAAGCATGGCTTGAAGCCTCAGTAGCGGCGCACAACGCCGCTTTTGAGGCGCACCAGATGGAGGCCAAACGCTCGTTCTTCGAGCGGGTGGAGTCCAACCCCCTGACCGAGGAGCAGGCCAAGGCAGTGGTCTGCATGGACGACGAGCTGCTGGTCGTGGCCGCCGCGGGCTCGGGCAAGTCCTCCACCATCGTGGCCAAGGCTGGCTACGCGCTGGAACAGGGATTGTGCGCGCCGGAAGACATCCTGCTGTTGGCGTTCAACGCCGACGCGGCAGAGGAGTTGCGTCAGCGCATCGCCAAGCGGTTGGGCCACCTCGATGGGGCTGATCGCATCGCTGCCAAGA
Proteins encoded in this region:
- a CDS encoding thermonuclease family protein, producing the protein MTRKVVVHSNAKRFVQVIAVAILAAATLTGLKKASQWWRAPPEVAEISDTAPPASLPAAANILVGRSSVIDADTLEIHGTRIRLEGVDAPEANQRCGSESQDWACGQEAAMALSDWIAGRPVTCHPKGADRYQRVLARCFVGNDDLQAWLVSNGWALAYRQYSADYVAAEQHAEATRAGMWRDDFVPPWEWRKQRR
- a CDS encoding Shedu anti-phage system protein SduA domain-containing protein, with protein sequence MEKPGQVQKVVRKTASSGKVDYAPPVVLNETSKSKLHALAWFIPHSDGRTTFSLKLEGFVKAKDQPWIEDKAKTLTLSETSSLQLLKYLQTHLPLAAQSETGEFILIRVANGEANLTGHDPQELVGALTKVLSQSELLGHLSSTELTHELSTALRGSIRLSEMRSAVAELRSNLGSGEAGEQTYQAWCEKHCWAFGNAYVVRDEVRAISTGDNLDLLLPNVIAGYRDIVELKRPDKEVLLYDAAHKNYYFSADVSRAIGQCHRYLDILHQAAKDGLLDHKEVVAYHPRATIVIGRSHGWTDEQQRALHGLNRRLHGISVMTYDHLLAQGERLIEMMSPAEGADAESAVEEDDIPW
- a CDS encoding site-specific DNA-methyltransferase, producing the protein MPLLSWFNRDADLTRAALTPYRLLEPVAKLSYGDEDSPNMLIEGDNLDALKALLPYYAGQVKCIFIDPPYNTQSAVSDHYDDNIEHSQWLSMMYPRLELLKDLLAEEGSIWITLDDNEAHYFKVIADEVFQRKNFIANVIWNKIYSPKNSARHFSVDHDHVFIYAKNAEKWFPNPMPRTEKQDKAYTNKDGDPRGPWKAGDLSARNFYGAGTYPITTPSGRVIPGPPNGMYWRVSQAKLAEMDADNRIWWGKGGNNVPAIKRFLSEVKQGRVPQTIWPYAEVGHTQDAKKEVVALFGDDHFSTPKPEALIRRVMEIATKPGDLVLDSFLGSGTTAAVAHKMGRQWIGIEMGEHARTHCQPRLLKVVDGEQGGVSKELSWDGGGGFRFYKLGVPVFDESGHIREGIRFEHLAAHVWFAETGAARSTRAPKTAFLGEHHGVGYYLLFNGILGDESKAGGNVLTKRVLRGLEPFDGPKVIYGESCDLPKEQLEELQITFKQTPYDIKAR
- a CDS encoding DEAD/DEAH box helicase, producing MALSLKVYQQRALSSLAQFLEDARLSGPESAFERNVDPGLVTNYKPMPGMEATPYVCLRIPTGGGKTVMGAHIIQAAGDTYLERTYPLVMWMVPTTQIKTQTLEAFKDPRHPYRQELDEAFGGKVAVFDVEDFTHIRPADLGTKVCVVISTMAALRVENQDGRKVYEHHEDLETHFAGSVSDLPYLEQNAAGKAIASFANLLKLHGPLVITDEAHNANTPLSYEVYQRLGAKLVVELTATPEASKSNVLVSVSAFELKVANMIKFPVVLKEHVGQWEAAVGSAVARRNELGKTALNEQPDYIRPILLIQAENAKGTATVEEVNRHLIDIEKVPENAIAIATGDQREIDGVDLFAKDCPIEVIITKQALKEGWDCSFAYVFCSVAQVKSDKDIQQLLGRVLRMPYATRRKQEAMNKAYAHVTTTHFNVAAAELTKSLIDIGFNPLEAVGAVQREPTPGPGLGLQGGANPVPTPPKTTVAVSKPPDLTNVPERDQGNVVFVPYGEGKGGTVEITGEVDDSTVEAITLAAPAKEREEVAATIERHQIASKAVKAPSQNGAVFSVPRLCVMEQGELEFIESGAVPPGFMWDLLAYPPDLSSLKFNADSQTFEVDLVDEKVTYTKIDDDVNTYLPGFAKDRTEADLVGWLDQKIRDPAVKQPVLREWVRRAISGLSQDRGFSLSQLLNGQFVLRRKLSEQLQLAKVEALKDGFQQALFGDAAEVVVSDEPDAMFTYPADMTLYPAHSYYQGGTYRFRKHYYPFVGDLQWKTAGGKVGEEFLCAQAIDQLDEVEFWVRNLVDRSQFWMPTAKQRTYPDFVARLKDGRLLVVEYKGGDRYSSDTEKEKRMVGELWATKSKGKGIYLMAQLKDEKGNSVTEQLKAAIGA
- a CDS encoding Y-family DNA polymerase, which produces MFGLVDGNNFYASCERVFNPSLRGQPVCILSNNDGCAIARSQECKDLGVKMGQPIHEVPPHIRRQLRIFSANFGLYGDLSGRVVSVLREWFPRVEVYSIDESFVTFDGVPAEQREAMARQARAQILQWVGIPCCVGIGPTKTLAKLANKLAKKTSHGVVTALPGSPELETYPVEDVWGVGRKLTAKLGAEGILTAADLARADPDTLRARYGVTLARTQRELQGVVCSDLEEVEPERQQIVVSRSFGQEVTSLDDLQQAVSTFAQRACEKLRSRSLQASGVWVWLNTNPFKPGAAQYHPSKAFNFIGPTSDTREVLLVAQGLANAMWKDGYRYKKAGVGLLDLTHGDVHQGDLFAGIDPRSQALMKVMDQANAKFGRGTMGMASSAWRSKGPALAKPVWAMNQKNLSPAYTTRWDQLVRVR
- a CDS encoding abortive infection family protein, with translation MSSLSPREKRKLEDLFGMSSGYVLDFSNNSFARFFEEEVNRDIYGGAYSGNGSSKANHLRSFWTREDDSLVGRVIHGLLEHCRDTGHSALERQALFRDCEAIAARLAQAKPVEDIEAIDGDTEDFQKVAKAARECFERNEPEQGLDRLHTFLVKFLRKLCEEHGIPRDRSVPLGGLMGAYVKRVKEEGLLTSQMAEHILKGATTIFGQYDYVRNNHTMAHDNPVLAYDEALLIASNVASTVRFIKACEEKWKLARQQEEAAAAEDLEIPF
- a CDS encoding LexA family protein, with protein sequence MLDTTLPPGYLGPANLHATPLPLLLLPVRATCGFPSPAEDFYGSQDVLDINQRVVRNPVATFYVEADTGTSMVEFGIFPGDTLVVDRSLTARHGDIVMVCWEGGFTVKQLRLRAGRYELHSGNPANAPIVVPEDVELDVWGVVTWSFRKQWRR